CCGCGCTCGACGAGGTGGTGCAGATGATGGGCGGCCTGGCCTACATGACCGGGCGCCCCGGCGACCCGCTGCGCGCGGGCTCCAGCGTGAACGACATCATGGGCGGCCTGTTTGGCGCCATCGGCGTCATGGCCGCGCTCAGCGCGCGCGAGAAGACCGGTCGGGGCTGCGAGGTGCAGAGCGCGCTGTTCGAGAACAACGTGTTCCTGGTGGCGCAGCACATGATGCAGTACGCCGTGACCGGCCAGCCCGCCGCGCCCATGCCCGAGCGCATCTCGTCCTGGGGCATCTACGACGTGTTCAAGGTGCAGGGCGGCGAGCAGATCTTCCTGGCGGTGGTGAGCGACACGCAGTGGGCCATCTTCTGCGACGCCTTCGGCTACGCCGACCTGCGCGACGACCCGCGCCTGCAGACCAACAACCACCGCGTGCGCGAGCGCGACTGGCTGATTCCGCTGCTGCGCGAGCGCCTGGGTGCGCGGGCCGCGAGCGAGCTGGCCGAGGTGTTCGAGGCCCATGGCCTGCCGTTCGCCCCCATCACACGGCCGCACGACCTGCTGGACGACCCCCACCTCAAGGCCACCGGCGGCCTGGCGCCCATCACCCTGACCGACGGTGCGGCCGCGGGCCGGCAGGCGCAGACCGTGCTGCTGCCGTTCACGCTCGACGGCGAGCGCCCCGGCGTGCGCATGAGCCCACCCCGGCTGGGCGAGCACAACGAGGAACTGCTGCGGGCGCTGGGCTACGACACGCAGGCCATAGACCGTCTCAGCGGGCGCTGACGGGACGACCCGCCGGGCATAAACTGCGCGCTGGCGGGTGATCCGTGTGGACGCCCTGTGTGGTCTTTGTGACTTTGCATCTTTTCAAGGAGGTTGGTATGACGGACTCTCAATCGCTGCGCTGGACCGCGGCACTGCTGGTGTCTCTGACGGTGGCCGCTTGCGGCGGGAATGACGACGGCTACGGCGCGGTTGCGGTGAGCACGTCCACGAACCGGGTGGCCATTTCCTCCGGGGAACTGACCCAGTCGGTCGCCAACGACGAGGCGCGCGACGAGTGCGACGCGAACGACTGCACGGTGGTGCTGCAGTTCGAGGACTGTGGGGCCGCGTCCGCCGGCACCATCGGCCAGACCCTGGTGATCGCGGCGGCGGCCGGCGGCTCGGCGTTCGACGCCCAGACGGCGGCCAACAACGCGTGCACCGCCCAGGGTGCGGTGGGCTGTGGCGAGATCCCCAATCTGCCGGCGCAGTGCAACTGAACGGTTGAGCGGATACGGCGGCGTGGCCGCCAATGTTGCGAATTTGGTAAAAAATGAACCAGGGGTGGCCGTTGATTACCCCGCTTTGATGCGGTAATCTGGCCCCCCATGGACAAGCTCAAGCAGCTCGAAACCTTTGTGGCCGTGGCCACGCGCGGCAGCCTCACCGCCGCGGCCAAGGCCGAGGGGGTCGCGCCGGCCATCATCGGCCGCCGGCTCGACGGGCTGGAGTCCCGTCTCGGCGTCAAGCTCATGGTGCGCACCACGCGCCGCATCACGCTCACGCACGAAGGCAGCGCCTTTCTGGAAGACTGCCAGCGCCTGCTGACCGACCTGGCCAATGCCGAAGCCAGTGTCAGCGCCGGCGGCGTCAAGGCCAGTGGGCATTTGCGCCTCACCGCGCCGGCCGGCTTCGGCCGCCGCCACGTGGCGCCGCTGGTGCCCCGCTTTCGAGAGCTGCACCCCGAGGTGACGATCTCGCTCAACCTGAGCGACCGCGTGGTGGACGTGGCCGGCGAGGCCTACGACTGCGCGGTGCGCGTGGGCGATCTGGCCGACTCTTCCCTGGTGAGCGTGCGCCTGGCCGACAACCGCCGCCTGTGCGTGGCCACGCCGAGATACCTGCAGCAGCACGGCCGCCCCGCGAACCCGGCCGATCTGGTGCGCTTTGACTGCCTCACGCTGTCCTCCGACGCGTCCCAGACGCGGGGCTGGGCATTTTCCGTGCCGGCGGCCGGCGGCGAGGGCGCCGAGATCGTGCACCTGCGCCCGGGCGGCCCGCTCGATTGTTCGGACGGGCAGGTGCTGCACGAGTGGTGTCTGGCGGGCTACGGCATCGCTTGGCGCAGCGCCTGGGAGGTCGAGGCCGACATCGCGGCCGGGCGGCTGCAGAGCGTGCTCGACGAATTCGCCGCCCCGCCCAATGGCATCTTTGCCCTGTTTCCACAGCGCAAACACCTGGCGTTGCGCGTGCGGCTGTGGATCGACTTCCTCAAGCACCACTACAGCCAGCCCGATTTCTGGTCGGCAGGACGCGCCTGAATTGGCGCTACAGTGATGCCCGGGCGCAAGCCCTCCGCGATGTGCGGAATCTGTTGAAAACCACCCACCAATGGAAAGAGGGAGCGATATGCGGCGATGGATTCAAGGTCTGGGGATGGCGCTGGCGCTGTTGCTGGCCGGCTGCGGCGGCGGCGATGGCGCATCGGTCGCCGAAACGCAATGTGGCAGCCTGGGCCTGTCGCCCAAGGTCCTCAATGGCACCAACTGCGCCACGCCCGAGCTCTCGCCCGTGGTGCTGCTGTACGTGGTGAATTCCGCGGGTGCGGTGTCCGCCTGCTCCGGCACCATGATCAGCAGCGACAAGATCCTCACCGCCGCCCATTGCGTACGCGGCAGCGTGCGCAGGGTGGTGACGCCGGTCTGGCGCGCCGACGGCAGCGCGGGCGAGATGAACGCCAGCCGCTGGGTGGCCCACCCGGGGTTCCAGTGGACGGCTGAGGGGTTTGTGAACGACGTGGCGGTGGTGTTCCTGCCCGCGGCGCTGCCCAACCCCACCATGCCGCTGCTGGTGAGCCAGCCGGCTGCGGTTGGGCAGTCGGTGTTCGTGGCGGGCTGGGGTGGTCCCGGGTTCCAGCTGGCCGTCGGCACGGTCACCCTTGAAATGGTCAAGACGGCGCAGCTGGGACACCATTACACGGGCGGCGCCGGCAGCAACACCTGCGGCGGCGATTCCGGTGGCCCCATGTACCGCCAGACCGGTGCGGGCAATGGCCTGATCGGCATCACCTCGTTTGGCACGGCCACCAGTTGTGGCGCTGACGATTATTCGTACTACACCAACCTGCAGAGCCCGGCGGTGCAGAGCTTCATCCGGGCCCAGGTGCCTGAGGCGGCCACGATCTAAACAGGGGTCGACGGGGTTCCGATGAGTGGGCCGTACAGCCCGCTGCGCCGGCTCTCCAGATAGCTGTGCCCGCGAGCTGTGGCCAGAGCGCTCGGGTCCAGCGTCACCCACAACAGTTCCTCGCCGCGCCCGGCGCGCGCCAGCACCGCGCCCGTGGCGTCGGCCACGGTGCTCAGGCCACCATAGGCGGTGTCGTTTTCCTGGCCACAGGCGTTGGCGTAGGCCACGAACACCCGGTTTTCGCAGGCCCGCGCGGGCACCAGCAGCTGGGGTACCTCGTCGAACGCCGCCATGTTGGCCGTGGGCACCAGCACCGCGTCCACCCCTTGAAGCGCCAGCAGGCGCACGGTCTCGGGAAACTCCACGTCGTAGCAGATCAGCAGGCCCAGGCGCCAGCCGCGCCATACGAACACCTGCGAGGCCGTCTCGCCCGCGCTGAACTGCGCGCGGTCCATGGCGCCGTAGAGGTGGGTCTTGCGGTAGCGGGCCTGCGACCGGCCGTCGGGGCCGATGGCCTGCACGGCGTTGAAGGGTGGGCCCAGCGGGTTGTGTTCGGGGTAGCCGTAGACGATGGCGAGGCCGTGGCGCTGCGCGATGACGGCCACGGCCTGCGCCAGCGC
This Hydrogenophaga taeniospiralis DNA region includes the following protein-coding sequences:
- a CDS encoding LysR family transcriptional regulator produces the protein MDKLKQLETFVAVATRGSLTAAAKAEGVAPAIIGRRLDGLESRLGVKLMVRTTRRITLTHEGSAFLEDCQRLLTDLANAEASVSAGGVKASGHLRLTAPAGFGRRHVAPLVPRFRELHPEVTISLNLSDRVVDVAGEAYDCAVRVGDLADSSLVSVRLADNRRLCVATPRYLQQHGRPANPADLVRFDCLTLSSDASQTRGWAFSVPAAGGEGAEIVHLRPGGPLDCSDGQVLHEWCLAGYGIAWRSAWEVEADIAAGRLQSVLDEFAAPPNGIFALFPQRKHLALRVRLWIDFLKHHYSQPDFWSAGRA
- a CDS encoding S1 family peptidase, encoding MRRWIQGLGMALALLLAGCGGGDGASVAETQCGSLGLSPKVLNGTNCATPELSPVVLLYVVNSAGAVSACSGTMISSDKILTAAHCVRGSVRRVVTPVWRADGSAGEMNASRWVAHPGFQWTAEGFVNDVAVVFLPAALPNPTMPLLVSQPAAVGQSVFVAGWGGPGFQLAVGTVTLEMVKTAQLGHHYTGGAGSNTCGGDSGGPMYRQTGAGNGLIGITSFGTATSCGADDYSYYTNLQSPAVQSFIRAQVPEAATI
- a CDS encoding DUF4189 domain-containing protein, which produces MTDSQSLRWTAALLVSLTVAACGGNDDGYGAVAVSTSTNRVAISSGELTQSVANDEARDECDANDCTVVLQFEDCGAASAGTIGQTLVIAAAAGGSAFDAQTAANNACTAQGAVGCGEIPNLPAQCN
- a CDS encoding carbon-nitrogen hydrolase family protein → MNTEPLTLALWQTPYAATPAEALQRLDDAAARARAQGAQLLLCPEMGLTGYAIGAERVRDLAEPADGALAQAVAVIAQRHGLAIVYGYPEHNPLGPPFNAVQAIGPDGRSQARYRKTHLYGAMDRAQFSAGETASQVFVWRGWRLGLLICYDVEFPETVRLLALQGVDAVLVPTANMAAFDEVPQLLVPARACENRVFVAYANACGQENDTAYGGLSTVADATGAVLARAGRGEELLWVTLDPSALATARGHSYLESRRSGLYGPLIGTPSTPV
- a CDS encoding CaiB/BaiF CoA transferase family protein; amino-acid sequence: MQDNTATTELPRHLPYEGIRVVEFTHMVMGPTCGMVLADLGAEVIKVEPPAGDNTRRLLGSGAGFYPLFNRNKKSLVLDLQSPEGREAALRLIATADVVSENFKPGTMKKLGLDHESLKALNPRLIYVSHKGFLPGPYDHRTALDEVVQMMGGLAYMTGRPGDPLRAGSSVNDIMGGLFGAIGVMAALSAREKTGRGCEVQSALFENNVFLVAQHMMQYAVTGQPAAPMPERISSWGIYDVFKVQGGEQIFLAVVSDTQWAIFCDAFGYADLRDDPRLQTNNHRVRERDWLIPLLRERLGARAASELAEVFEAHGLPFAPITRPHDLLDDPHLKATGGLAPITLTDGAAAGRQAQTVLLPFTLDGERPGVRMSPPRLGEHNEELLRALGYDTQAIDRLSGR